In Flavobacterium gelatinilyticum, a genomic segment contains:
- a CDS encoding calcineurin-like phosphoesterase family protein: MKATFIFSAVLFCSVLTAQTTVKGVVFEDANQNGKREKKEKGIANAAVTNGREVVLTDKKGNYELPLKDDAIIAVIKPSGYKIQVNKDNLPQFFYNHKPAGSPNGKFEGVAPTGKLPESVDFGLIPQKETGDFTALVFGDPQPYTLEEVDFFARGIVSEVEGIKNIPFGLSMGDLVGNDLSLFNPYIQAVKKIGIPWYNLLGNHDLNFDAKEDHLADETYEAHFGPANYAFNYGKVHFIVLDDVLYPDPRDHEGYWGGFTEEQMQFIENDLKTVPKDNLIVMAFHIPISEPDSKDDSFRDADRQKLFELLKDFPNTLSLSAHTHLQRQDFFEKKDGWLQETPHHHYNIGTTSGDWYSGKLDEKGIPISVMRDGTPKGYAFIHFNGNKYTIDYKAAGKPENYQMKVFAPKVVAKGKRTKSGVFTNFFMGSKKDKVLYRVDQGDWKEMEYVEIQDPSYVELVYEWELSEVLMPGKRSSDPEKSTHVWRGNIPSDLAIGEHAIEIKATDMFGKTHTAAASYRIDKVK, translated from the coding sequence ATGAAAGCAACATTTATATTTAGTGCAGTGCTGTTTTGCAGTGTTTTAACAGCTCAGACAACCGTAAAAGGAGTCGTTTTTGAAGATGCAAACCAAAACGGTAAAAGAGAAAAAAAAGAAAAAGGAATAGCCAATGCCGCAGTCACAAATGGTCGTGAAGTAGTTTTAACCGATAAAAAAGGAAACTACGAACTTCCTTTAAAAGACGACGCTATTATTGCGGTAATCAAGCCTTCTGGTTATAAAATTCAGGTGAATAAGGACAATCTGCCTCAGTTTTTCTATAATCATAAACCGGCGGGTTCTCCAAATGGTAAATTTGAAGGCGTTGCCCCAACAGGAAAACTTCCGGAATCAGTAGATTTTGGATTAATCCCTCAAAAAGAAACAGGCGATTTTACAGCCCTTGTTTTTGGAGACCCGCAGCCGTATACACTTGAAGAAGTTGATTTTTTCGCAAGAGGAATTGTTTCCGAAGTCGAAGGAATCAAAAATATTCCGTTTGGATTAAGCATGGGCGATTTGGTTGGAAATGACTTGAGTTTATTCAATCCGTACATTCAGGCAGTTAAAAAAATCGGAATTCCGTGGTACAACCTTCTCGGAAATCACGATCTTAATTTTGATGCCAAAGAAGATCATTTAGCCGATGAAACTTATGAAGCCCATTTTGGTCCAGCCAATTACGCTTTTAATTACGGAAAAGTACATTTTATTGTTCTCGATGATGTTTTATATCCGGATCCAAGAGATCATGAAGGCTATTGGGGAGGTTTTACCGAGGAACAAATGCAGTTTATAGAAAATGACCTGAAAACAGTTCCAAAAGATAACTTAATTGTAATGGCTTTTCATATTCCGATAAGTGAACCGGACAGCAAAGATGATTCCTTTAGGGATGCAGACCGCCAGAAATTATTTGAATTGTTGAAAGATTTCCCAAATACACTTTCGCTTTCGGCACATACACATTTGCAGCGACAGGATTTTTTCGAAAAGAAAGACGGATGGTTACAGGAAACGCCGCATCATCATTATAACATCGGGACAACATCCGGAGACTGGTATTCAGGAAAGTTAGATGAAAAAGGAATCCCGATTTCGGTTATGAGAGACGGAACACCAAAAGGATATGCTTTTATTCATTTTAACGGAAATAAATATACTATAGACTATAAAGCAGCCGGAAAACCGGAGAATTACCAAATGAAGGTTTTTGCCCCAAAAGTAGTAGCAAAAGGAAAACGTACGAAGTCGGGCGTATTTACCAATTTCTTTATGGGAAGCAAAAAAGACAAAGTTTTATATCGTGTAGATCAGGGAGACTGGAAAGAAATGGAATATGTAGAAATTCAGGACCCGTCTTATGTAGAATTGGTTTACGAGTGGGAATTGTCAGAAGTGCTTATGCCGGGCAAACGTTCATCAGATCCTGAAAAAAGCACGCATGTGTGGAGAGGAAATATTCCATCGGATCTGGCCATTGGCGAACATGCCATAGAGATCAAAGCAACCGATATGTTTGGTAAAACGCATACGGCTGCTGCCAGTTACAGAATCGACAAAGTAAAATAA
- a CDS encoding glycerophosphodiester phosphodiesterase family protein — MLKIKKIIFVFITVAAIHSCGSQKSAFSKNVIEVQGHRGDRGNFPENSIPAFLSAVKKGVDVLELDVVISKDRKVVVSHEPFMSSNYMRDSEGKAISKDKEKSFNLYEMTYDSIRKFDGGSGGNSNFPMQQKQKTCKPLLSEVFDSIEKYIAKNNLKPVRYNIEIKSEKSDYGKRQPEPEVFVQMVMKIIQEKKVEKKINIQSFDPAVLNVMHKKYPQIKLAYLVGEGALSKNLSKLDFKPEIYSPHYKLLNKEAVDSLRLLKMKIIPWTVNDDTAIDNMIQLQVDGIITDYPERVLGKR, encoded by the coding sequence ATGTTAAAAATCAAAAAGATAATCTTCGTTTTTATAACGGTTGCAGCAATACATTCCTGCGGAAGTCAAAAATCGGCCTTTTCAAAAAATGTGATTGAAGTGCAAGGACATCGAGGCGATCGAGGCAATTTTCCGGAGAATTCGATTCCTGCATTTTTAAGCGCTGTAAAAAAAGGCGTTGATGTTTTAGAACTCGACGTTGTGATTTCTAAAGACCGGAAAGTAGTAGTTTCTCATGAACCATTTATGTCTTCGAACTATATGAGGGATAGTGAAGGAAAAGCCATTTCAAAAGATAAAGAGAAAAGCTTTAACCTCTATGAAATGACGTACGACAGTATCAGAAAATTTGACGGCGGTTCGGGAGGAAATTCTAATTTTCCAATGCAGCAAAAACAAAAAACATGCAAACCGCTGTTGTCTGAGGTTTTTGATAGTATTGAGAAATATATTGCAAAAAACAATCTGAAACCAGTTCGATACAATATCGAAATCAAATCAGAAAAATCAGATTACGGCAAAAGACAGCCGGAGCCGGAAGTTTTTGTTCAAATGGTGATGAAAATCATTCAGGAAAAAAAAGTTGAAAAAAAAATAAACATTCAGTCTTTTGATCCTGCAGTATTAAATGTAATGCATAAAAAATATCCCCAAATAAAATTAGCCTATCTGGTTGGAGAAGGTGCATTATCTAAAAATCTCTCAAAACTTGATTTTAAGCCTGAAATTTATAGTCCGCATTATAAATTGCTAAATAAAGAAGCAGTTGATTCTTTACGACTTTTAAAAATGAAAATTATACCCTGGACTGTTAATGACGATACAGCGATCGACAATATGATACAGCTTCAGGTAGACGGAATTATTACTGATTACCCGGAAAGAGTTCTGGGTAAGAGATAA
- a CDS encoding alpha-keto acid decarboxylase family protein codes for MSQKKISVAKYLQIRLEQLGLTHLFGIAGNYTAPFLNTIHEDKNSKIKIINDTNEINAGHCTDAYARQNGFAAVAVTYGVGAFTLLNSVAGSYVEHCPVLVINGAPTNKDQQRSLVQGMLASHMTGDMYSNINVFRNVTVAAEQITGSSDAPYKIDAVLNACILYGRPVYLEVFEDAWRMECNPPDAPLAEREVSKCQNSARKAAKKVAEMADKKEIIFWGGIEIQRYGIQKEFLDLIETTDTEFVTSILGKSIVSENHPKFKGVFNGNASPKDVKEQFEKAGLKIGLGVWTTGKNLGGFDVWTENTVLANHSGVRIGASYIANVSLRDFIVFLKEELIKVKFRAYEMYGAEMLPESFFLADNSLTKKGRPALTYDTFFKRINTFIDERHIVVADAGFPLLGAQGIRIAEPDGFIAQASWLSIGYSVPAATGIKCARPDKRPVVFVGDGAFQETCQAISTQNKLKHDTIIFVLDNGIYGIEQMLVNPNPFRGSDKVEYKVPDLNSVYNYNEMHRWKYAKLVDVFGGKGFEVSTLDELEEVLKQLDGITENTIIHVNLPKTSIPEAIAYKTEEAGEDEFLNDKWSLC; via the coding sequence ATGTCACAGAAAAAAATCTCCGTAGCAAAATACCTTCAGATACGTCTGGAACAATTAGGACTCACGCATTTATTTGGAATTGCAGGCAATTATACCGCGCCGTTTTTAAATACGATTCACGAAGACAAAAATTCAAAAATTAAAATCATAAACGACACGAATGAAATAAATGCCGGACACTGCACTGATGCCTACGCACGTCAAAACGGTTTTGCTGCAGTAGCGGTAACGTATGGAGTGGGAGCATTTACGCTGCTCAATTCGGTTGCAGGTTCTTATGTAGAACATTGTCCTGTACTGGTCATTAATGGCGCTCCAACCAACAAAGACCAGCAGCGAAGCCTCGTTCAGGGTATGCTGGCCTCTCATATGACAGGCGATATGTATAGTAACATCAATGTGTTCCGAAATGTTACTGTTGCGGCAGAACAAATCACAGGCTCATCTGATGCTCCTTATAAAATTGATGCAGTATTGAATGCCTGTATTTTGTACGGCAGACCGGTTTATCTTGAGGTTTTTGAAGATGCCTGGCGAATGGAATGCAATCCGCCGGACGCACCATTGGCAGAAAGAGAGGTATCTAAATGTCAAAACAGTGCACGTAAGGCCGCTAAAAAAGTAGCTGAAATGGCAGACAAAAAAGAAATTATTTTCTGGGGCGGCATCGAAATCCAGCGCTACGGTATTCAAAAGGAATTTCTGGATCTGATTGAAACTACCGATACAGAATTTGTGACCTCAATACTGGGAAAATCGATCGTATCCGAAAATCATCCTAAGTTTAAAGGAGTTTTCAACGGTAATGCATCCCCAAAAGATGTTAAGGAGCAATTTGAAAAAGCCGGACTGAAAATTGGTCTCGGCGTATGGACTACAGGCAAAAACCTTGGTGGTTTTGATGTCTGGACAGAAAATACTGTATTGGCCAATCACAGTGGTGTAAGGATTGGTGCTTCGTATATCGCCAATGTATCACTGAGAGATTTTATTGTGTTTTTGAAAGAAGAACTTATCAAAGTTAAATTTAGAGCTTACGAAATGTATGGTGCAGAGATGCTTCCTGAATCCTTTTTTTTAGCAGATAACAGCTTAACTAAAAAAGGCAGACCGGCACTTACTTATGATACATTCTTTAAACGTATCAATACTTTTATAGATGAAAGACATATCGTAGTTGCTGACGCGGGTTTTCCTTTATTAGGTGCTCAGGGTATACGCATTGCAGAACCTGACGGATTCATAGCGCAGGCATCATGGCTTTCGATAGGTTATTCTGTTCCTGCGGCAACCGGAATAAAATGTGCCAGACCTGACAAAAGACCTGTGGTATTTGTTGGTGACGGTGCTTTTCAGGAAACCTGCCAGGCTATTTCTACACAGAATAAACTGAAACATGACACCATTATTTTTGTTTTAGATAATGGAATTTACGGCATTGAACAAATGCTTGTAAATCCAAATCCGTTTCGTGGTTCAGACAAAGTTGAATACAAAGTTCCCGATTTAAACAGCGTTTATAATTATAACGAGATGCATCGTTGGAAATATGCAAAACTTGTTGATGTATTTGGAGGAAAAGGTTTTGAAGTCAGTACTCTCGACGAACTCGAAGAGGTTCTGAAACAGCTTGACGGCATTACAGAAAATACTATTATACATGTAAACCTGCCTAAAACATCGATTCCGGAAGCCATTGCTTATAAAACCGAGGAAGCTGGAGAGGATGAATTTTTGAATGACAAATGGAGTTTATGTTAG
- a CDS encoding flavin monoamine oxidase family protein, translating into MENYLHGLLDEDNDAIIQQYLKYIDEGIPRTEKPKNVLIIGAGMAGMVAAALLKEAGHKVTIVESNTRVGGRIKTFRNSKDKKHFEDDSVYGEAGAMRIPTIHLMVRKYIDKLGLKTEPFYYVSVDKEQAIAYQSDPSKPKPEFTRNSLIYVNRKRVVQNKYIPKDKNTAVDVNELLDFHLGSSENMRADQLMANLINPLKAFIAEDPKKNWPLLIERYGEYSMRRFLKENSMYSENAIEMIGVMQNLESRMAYDFIQSFIEQNIIKDSTDFLEIVGGSDLLPNAFFKAYKLEENTYFDCRMTKMMLVDDKVKIEVDIEVERDFQFYEDAGFKALKTPVNELEFDEIIVTIPFSALRHVYVTPQFKQLKRKAIRELHYDSATKILLEFREKWWQEAPYNIVGGGTITDFSNRFTYYPSNDLGSKGHGVVLASYCWSDEASRWDSMDDDDRYFYALKNLAIMHSDDEKEQQRIIDLAVISSSIKDRKGKAGKLIGGATQSWMRDPYAYGEAAIFNPGQLHLLQRHIISTEWNGKAHFAGEHTSLKHAWIEGAIESGIRTALEVNETTGNLNNPI; encoded by the coding sequence ATGGAAAACTACTTACACGGCTTACTAGACGAAGATAATGATGCTATTATTCAACAATATCTAAAATACATTGATGAGGGAATCCCTCGTACTGAGAAACCAAAAAATGTATTAATCATTGGTGCCGGAATGGCCGGAATGGTTGCCGCCGCTCTGTTAAAAGAGGCTGGACATAAGGTTACAATAGTCGAATCAAACACCCGTGTTGGCGGCAGGATCAAGACTTTCAGAAACTCTAAAGACAAAAAACATTTTGAAGATGACAGCGTTTACGGTGAAGCCGGTGCAATGCGTATCCCGACCATACACCTGATGGTTCGTAAATACATTGATAAACTCGGACTCAAAACCGAACCTTTTTATTATGTGTCTGTCGATAAGGAACAAGCAATCGCATATCAGTCAGATCCGAGTAAACCGAAACCGGAGTTTACCAGAAATTCCCTTATATACGTAAACCGCAAACGTGTTGTCCAGAATAAATATATTCCAAAAGATAAAAATACAGCTGTTGATGTAAACGAATTACTGGACTTTCATCTGGGCAGCAGCGAAAATATGCGTGCCGACCAGTTAATGGCGAATCTTATTAATCCGCTTAAGGCTTTTATTGCAGAAGATCCTAAGAAAAACTGGCCTTTACTGATCGAACGTTACGGAGAATATTCAATGCGTCGTTTTTTAAAGGAAAATTCGATGTATTCAGAAAATGCTATTGAAATGATTGGCGTTATGCAAAATCTGGAGTCCAGAATGGCCTATGATTTTATTCAGAGTTTTATTGAGCAGAATATCATTAAGGATTCTACTGATTTTTTGGAAATCGTGGGAGGCAGCGACTTACTGCCAAATGCATTCTTTAAAGCTTATAAGCTCGAAGAAAACACCTATTTTGACTGCAGGATGACTAAAATGATGCTTGTTGACGACAAGGTAAAAATAGAAGTAGATATTGAGGTAGAACGCGACTTTCAGTTTTATGAAGATGCGGGATTTAAAGCATTAAAAACGCCGGTGAATGAATTGGAATTTGATGAAATTATTGTCACTATACCCTTTTCGGCATTACGACATGTGTATGTTACACCCCAATTCAAACAGCTTAAACGAAAAGCAATCCGTGAACTGCACTATGACTCTGCTACTAAAATATTGCTGGAATTTCGTGAGAAATGGTGGCAGGAAGCACCTTATAATATTGTTGGCGGCGGTACGATTACTGATTTTTCGAACCGTTTTACCTATTACCCAAGCAATGATTTAGGAAGTAAAGGACATGGTGTTGTACTGGCCTCATACTGCTGGTCTGATGAAGCAAGCCGCTGGGATTCTATGGACGACGACGACAGGTATTTTTATGCACTTAAAAACCTCGCTATTATGCACTCTGATGACGAGAAAGAACAGCAGCGTATTATTGACCTTGCCGTGATCAGTTCGAGTATCAAGGATCGTAAAGGCAAAGCCGGAAAATTAATTGGCGGGGCAACACAAAGCTGGATGCGCGACCCTTATGCATATGGTGAAGCTGCTATATTTAATCCTGGACAGTTACACTTACTGCAGCGTCATATTATCTCAACCGAATGGAATGGAAAAGCCCATTTTGCAGGAGAGCATACTTCTTTAAAACATGCCTGGATTGAAGGCGCCATCGAGTCCGGAATCCGTACTGCACTCGAAGTAAACGAAACTACCGGTAACCTTAACAATCCTATTTAA
- a CDS encoding DUF4369 domain-containing protein — MKKILFLLTASAAIISCSKVKDGEYLITGTATGIANGKTIILQGLDPATRMPLALDTVKVENGKFEITGKVTEPAFHTLILQDANAPIPFILETGEIKIDIDKDSIHKSKIAGTYNNDEYVKFNEDMTKTQKSLVDFQKKNTNKMQEAQKAQDTATINGLMKQYMEIQTEVQANSKKKYLTYVEGHPKSYISVLIIQSMMGDPSADIKKTEALYNALDESVKNTTPGKEIKTRLGQAKMPAVGATAPPVGDAK; from the coding sequence ATGAAAAAAATACTTTTTTTACTTACAGCTTCTGCGGCTATCATTTCATGCAGTAAAGTTAAAGACGGAGAATATCTTATTACAGGTACTGCAACAGGAATTGCGAACGGAAAAACTATCATTCTTCAGGGATTAGATCCTGCTACAAGAATGCCGCTTGCTCTAGATACAGTAAAAGTTGAAAATGGAAAATTTGAAATAACAGGAAAAGTTACTGAACCGGCTTTCCACACTTTAATTCTTCAGGATGCAAACGCACCAATCCCTTTTATCTTAGAAACAGGAGAAATTAAAATCGATATTGACAAAGATAGTATTCACAAATCTAAAATTGCAGGTACTTACAACAATGACGAGTATGTAAAATTTAACGAGGATATGACAAAAACTCAAAAAAGTTTAGTTGATTTCCAGAAAAAGAATACTAATAAAATGCAGGAAGCTCAAAAAGCTCAGGATACAGCAACTATCAACGGCTTGATGAAACAATACATGGAAATCCAGACAGAAGTACAAGCTAACAGCAAAAAGAAATATTTAACTTATGTTGAAGGACATCCAAAATCATATATCTCTGTATTAATTATCCAAAGTATGATGGGAGATCCAAGTGCTGATATTAAAAAAACAGAGGCTTTATACAATGCATTGGATGAGTCTGTAAAAAACACTACTCCTGGTAAAGAAATCAAAACAAGATTAGGCCAAGCGAAAATGCCTGCAGTTGGTGCAACAGCTCCTCCTGTTGGTGACGCAAAATGA
- a CDS encoding KTSC domain-containing protein → MKKIVEYRKLLNVEKTAELKDLKTIYRNAMKESHPDKFVGDDAGLKAAEEKSKTIIEAYHFLVSIHPDTIKLNLPEYTETITTCTITDYKFVEGRLIIDFSNGSVYEYISVPKATYVKMVNADSPGRFAKRHILNSFTWRKKTNQE, encoded by the coding sequence ATGAAAAAAATAGTTGAATACCGCAAGTTACTAAACGTAGAGAAAACTGCTGAGCTTAAAGATTTAAAAACAATTTATCGTAATGCGATGAAAGAATCTCATCCTGATAAATTTGTGGGAGATGACGCCGGATTAAAAGCTGCAGAAGAAAAAAGTAAAACCATCATTGAAGCTTACCACTTTTTAGTAAGCATTCACCCTGATACAATTAAACTTAATTTACCTGAATATACTGAAACAATCACAACTTGTACTATTACAGATTACAAATTTGTAGAAGGTCGTTTGATTATTGATTTTTCTAACGGAAGTGTTTACGAATACATCAGTGTTCCTAAAGCAACTTACGTAAAAATGGTAAATGCTGATTCTCCTGGAAGATTTGCAAAAAGACATATTTTAAATTCTTTCACCTGGAGAAAGAAAACAAATCAGGAATAA
- a CDS encoding YchJ family protein, with translation MESKKCFCDTGLFFDDCCGLYLQKNQKAPTALALMRSRYSAYAAHNAEYLLETTHISERKYYSKAEILKWATANKWQKLEILSFTENTVEFKAYFLDSAQKPQVHYEFSTFKFENNAWYYVDGKFE, from the coding sequence ATGGAGAGTAAAAAATGTTTCTGTGATACAGGACTGTTTTTTGATGATTGCTGCGGATTGTATCTTCAAAAAAATCAAAAAGCCCCCACGGCTCTTGCTCTGATGCGCTCTAGATATTCGGCCTATGCAGCTCATAATGCAGAGTATCTTTTGGAAACAACACATATTTCTGAAAGAAAATATTATTCAAAAGCTGAAATTTTAAAATGGGCTACGGCCAACAAATGGCAGAAACTCGAAATTTTAAGTTTTACAGAAAACACGGTAGAATTCAAAGCTTATTTTTTAGATTCTGCTCAAAAACCACAAGTACATTACGAATTCTCGACTTTTAAATTCGAAAATAATGCCTGGTACTATGTTGACGGAAAATTTGAATAA
- a CDS encoding vWA domain-containing protein — translation MKNEFKKGFYFKSYEAPFQSPFEKLFGIFKELITHTSGDFDEAISWLRELDIEYKLTDENYTIDDFIEDLKKKGYIKDEVKPDGSNGLGITAKTERAIRQQALDQIFGNLKRSGNGNHKTKHAGNGDEHTGEFREFNFGDGLERISLTESLRNAQINNGVESFMLTENDLVVEETQHKAQMSTVLMIDISHSMILYGEDRITPAKKVAMALAELITTRYPKDTLDILVFGNDAWTIPIKELPYLQVGPYHTNTVAGLQLAMDILRRKRNTNKQIFMITDGKPSCVRERDGSYYMNSNGLDEYIVDKCYTQAQQARKLHIPITTFMIARDPYLQRFVNHFTEANQGKAFYTGLKGLGEMIFEDYETNRKKRVR, via the coding sequence ATGAAAAACGAATTTAAAAAAGGGTTTTATTTTAAGTCGTACGAAGCCCCGTTTCAGTCTCCTTTTGAAAAACTATTTGGTATTTTCAAAGAGCTTATCACCCATACTTCGGGAGATTTTGATGAAGCAATCAGCTGGCTTCGTGAGTTAGATATAGAATATAAACTAACTGACGAGAACTACACAATCGATGATTTTATCGAAGATTTAAAAAAGAAAGGTTATATAAAAGACGAAGTTAAACCAGATGGATCAAATGGTTTAGGAATCACAGCAAAAACAGAACGAGCGATTCGCCAGCAGGCTTTAGATCAGATTTTCGGGAACTTAAAACGTTCCGGAAACGGAAATCACAAAACAAAACATGCCGGAAACGGAGATGAACATACGGGAGAATTCCGCGAATTTAATTTTGGTGATGGTTTAGAACGAATTTCGTTGACAGAAAGCCTTCGAAATGCCCAAATTAATAATGGTGTTGAAAGTTTCATGCTGACCGAAAATGATCTGGTTGTCGAGGAAACGCAGCATAAAGCCCAAATGAGTACAGTTTTGATGATCGACATCAGCCACAGTATGATTTTATACGGCGAAGACCGAATTACCCCAGCCAAAAAAGTAGCAATGGCTCTGGCAGAACTTATCACAACTCGCTATCCAAAAGATACACTGGATATTTTGGTTTTTGGAAACGACGCCTGGACAATACCTATCAAAGAGCTGCCTTATCTGCAAGTTGGTCCGTATCATACCAATACAGTTGCCGGATTACAGCTTGCAATGGATATTTTACGAAGAAAACGAAATACCAACAAACAAATTTTCATGATTACAGATGGTAAACCCAGCTGTGTGCGTGAGCGCGACGGTTCGTACTACATGAACAGTAACGGACTCGACGAATATATTGTTGACAAATGTTATACACAAGCACAACAGGCAAGAAAACTCCATATCCCGATTACCACCTTTATGATTGCCAGGGATCCTTATTTACAGCGATTTGTAAATCATTTTACAGAAGCCAATCAGGGAAAAGCTTTTTACACCGGATTAAAAGGTCTTGGTGAAATGATTTTTGAAGATTACGAGACGAACAGGAAGAAGAGGGTTAGGTAA
- a CDS encoding AAA family ATPase, with translation MEINNIKTLGQLKAAGYKSTSIKDELRNNLREKIKTGKPVFEGVHGFENTVIPELERAILSRHNINLLGLRGQAKTRLARKMVELLDEYIPFVAGSEINDDPLHPISRFAKDLIEEKGDETPISWLHRSERFFEKLATPDVTVADLIGDVDPIKAANLKLSYADDRVIHFGMIPRANRCIFVINELPDLQARIQVALFNILQEGDIQIRGFKLRMPLDMQFIFTANPEDYTNRGSIVTPLKDRIGSQILTHYPETVQIARTITEQEAKLDQNQSDIVYVPTLARDILEQISFEARDSEYIDNKSGVSARMSITAFENLISTAERRALKSGAEKTNLRLSDFMGIIPAITGKVELVYEGEQEGAAVVAQHLIGSAIRTLFPAFFPKIEKLEKPGEKTPYSDLVEWFFAESGFELLDDASDAEYQKILDEVTPLDLLIKKYQPELDKRDQYFVKEFILWALVEYKKLSKDRFAAGHQFKDMYGSYISKL, from the coding sequence ATGGAAATAAACAATATAAAAACATTAGGACAGTTAAAAGCTGCAGGATATAAAAGCACTAGTATTAAGGATGAATTACGAAATAACCTTCGTGAAAAAATTAAAACTGGAAAACCGGTTTTTGAAGGCGTTCACGGATTTGAAAACACTGTAATTCCCGAACTGGAACGTGCCATTCTTTCCCGTCACAACATTAATTTACTGGGACTTCGCGGACAGGCAAAAACACGTCTTGCCCGCAAAATGGTAGAATTATTAGATGAATATATTCCGTTTGTGGCAGGTTCAGAAATTAATGATGATCCGCTGCATCCAATTTCGCGTTTTGCTAAAGATTTAATAGAAGAAAAAGGCGATGAAACACCAATTTCATGGTTGCACAGAAGCGAACGTTTCTTCGAAAAACTGGCAACTCCAGACGTTACAGTTGCGGATTTAATAGGTGATGTTGACCCTATAAAAGCAGCAAATTTAAAATTATCGTATGCAGATGACCGTGTAATTCACTTTGGAATGATTCCAAGAGCCAACCGCTGTATTTTTGTAATCAATGAATTACCGGATTTACAGGCCAGAATTCAGGTAGCATTATTTAATATTTTACAGGAGGGCGATATTCAGATTCGTGGTTTCAAATTGAGGATGCCGCTTGATATGCAGTTTATTTTTACGGCAAATCCGGAAGATTATACAAACAGAGGAAGCATCGTAACACCTTTAAAGGACAGAATTGGTTCTCAAATCCTGACCCATTATCCTGAAACCGTACAAATTGCCAGAACAATTACAGAACAGGAAGCAAAACTGGATCAAAATCAAAGTGATATTGTGTACGTTCCAACTTTGGCGAGAGATATTTTAGAACAAATTAGTTTTGAAGCGCGTGACAGCGAATACATAGATAACAAAAGCGGTGTAAGTGCCAGAATGAGCATTACAGCTTTTGAAAACCTGATCAGCACCGCAGAACGTCGTGCCTTAAAATCGGGGGCGGAAAAGACTAATCTTCGTTTGTCTGATTTTATGGGAATAATTCCGGCCATTACAGGAAAAGTAGAATTGGTTTACGAAGGAGAGCAGGAGGGAGCAGCTGTCGTGGCGCAGCATTTAATAGGTTCTGCAATCAGGACTTTATTCCCGGCATTTTTCCCGAAAATTGAAAAATTAGAAAAACCGGGAGAAAAAACACCTTATTCGGATTTGGTTGAATGGTTCTTTGCCGAAAGCGGTTTTGAATTATTAGACGATGCATCTGATGCAGAATATCAAAAGATTTTAGATGAAGTAACACCTTTGGATCTTCTGATTAAAAAATACCAGCCGGAATTAGATAAAAGAGACCAATACTTTGTAAAAGAATTCATTTTATGGGCTTTGGTCGAATATAAGAAATTAAGCAAAGACCGATTTGCTGCCGGACATCAGTTTAAAGATATGTACGGAAGTTATATCAGTAAACTTTAA